The following are encoded together in the Lathyrus oleraceus cultivar Zhongwan6 chromosome 3, CAAS_Psat_ZW6_1.0, whole genome shotgun sequence genome:
- the LOC127125486 gene encoding amino acid transporter ANT1 isoform X2, which produces MHSLFDSILFTVKCRDKLAVEEPLVESRSYGDLGYRCFGTLGRYLTEFVLVVAQCAGSVAYLIFIGQNLDSVFQRNGPSITTYIFMLVPVEIGLSWIGSLSSLAPFSIFADVCNILAMGIVVKEDARQALEGGLAFGERTAITSNIGGLPFAAGMAVFCFEGFGMTLALENSMQDKSKFPKLLAQTFSGITLVYILFGLCGYMAFGEETKDIVTLNLPRNWSSLTVQVGLCLGLMFTFPIMLHPINEIVEGKLRVTHRNNNNDSTEPGKTTIYISRAIVVVVLAVIASFVPEFGIFASFTGSTLCAALSFILPATFHLKLFGSSLRIWQIVLDFIVLISGIFFAVYGTYNTIVGV; this is translated from the exons ATGCATTCACTCTTCGACTCAATTCTTTTCACG GTCAAGTGCAGAGATAAGTTGGCAGTAGAAGAACCATTAGTGGAGTCAAGGTCATATGGAGACCTGGGTTATAGATGCTTTGGAACCTTGGGTCGGTATTTGACCGAGTTTGTACTTGTGGTAGCACAATGTGCGGGGTCTGTTGCGTATTTGATATTTATTGGGCAAAACCTTGATTCTGTATTCCAAAGAAATGGACCCTCAATTACCACTTACATATTTATGCTAGTACCGGTTGAAATTGGATTGTCATGGATAGGGAGCTTATCATCTTTAGCACCATTTAGCATATTTGCTGACGTGTGCAATATCCTAGCTATGGGAATTGTAGTGAAGGAAGATGCACGACAGGCCTTAGAAGGTGGACTTGCATTTGGGGAAAGGACGGCAATCACATCGAATATTGGCGGATTACCATTTGCAGCAGGCATGGCCGTTTTCTGCTTTGAGGGATTTGGAATGACACTTGCCCTAGAGAATTCTATGCAGGATAAATCTAAATTCCCAAAATTGCTGGCTCAGACTTTTAGTGGAATTACACTTGTATACATTCTTTTTGGGTTATGTGGTTACATGGCTTTTGGTGAAGAAACTAAAGACATTGTGACCCTTAATCTCCCTAGAAATTGGTCATCACTTACTGTACAG GTAGGATTATGCCTGGGGCTTATGTTCACATTCCCAATCATGTTACACCCAATAAATGAAATTGTGGAAGGAAAACTCAGAGTCACCCACAGAAACAACAACAATGATTCAACAGAGCCAGGAAAAACTACAATATACATCAGCCGTGCTATTGTGGTGGTTGTTTTGGCCGTCATTGCTTCATTTGTGCCAGAATTCGGCATATTCGCCTCATTTACAGGAAGTACCCTGTGTGCCGCGCTCTCATTTATTTTGCCAGCCACATTTCACCTAAAACTATTTGGCTCTTCTCTACGCATCTGGCAAATAGTCCTAGATTTTATTGTATTAATCAGTGGAATATTTTTCGCAGTTTATGGAACTTACAATACAATTGTCGGAGTTTGA
- the LOC127125486 gene encoding amino acid transporter ANT1 isoform X1 yields MENDLKSNETPLLSSKKTSKLQTLGNIIVTVVGTGVLGLPFAFRIAGWVAGSLGVAIVGISTYYCMLLLVKCRDKLAVEEPLVESRSYGDLGYRCFGTLGRYLTEFVLVVAQCAGSVAYLIFIGQNLDSVFQRNGPSITTYIFMLVPVEIGLSWIGSLSSLAPFSIFADVCNILAMGIVVKEDARQALEGGLAFGERTAITSNIGGLPFAAGMAVFCFEGFGMTLALENSMQDKSKFPKLLAQTFSGITLVYILFGLCGYMAFGEETKDIVTLNLPRNWSSLTVQVGLCLGLMFTFPIMLHPINEIVEGKLRVTHRNNNNDSTEPGKTTIYISRAIVVVVLAVIASFVPEFGIFASFTGSTLCAALSFILPATFHLKLFGSSLRIWQIVLDFIVLISGIFFAVYGTYNTIVGV; encoded by the exons ATGGAGAACGATCTCAAAAGCAACGAAACCCCTTTGTTATCTTCCAAAAAAACTTCAAAGCTTCAAACTTTGGGGAATATCATTGTCACTGTTGTTGGAACTGGTGTTTTGGGTTTGCCCTTTGCTTTTCGGATTGCTGGTTGGGTTGCTGGATCACTTGGTGTTGCTATCGTTGGCATTTCAACCTACTATTGCATGCTCCTTCTT GTCAAGTGCAGAGATAAGTTGGCAGTAGAAGAACCATTAGTGGAGTCAAGGTCATATGGAGACCTGGGTTATAGATGCTTTGGAACCTTGGGTCGGTATTTGACCGAGTTTGTACTTGTGGTAGCACAATGTGCGGGGTCTGTTGCGTATTTGATATTTATTGGGCAAAACCTTGATTCTGTATTCCAAAGAAATGGACCCTCAATTACCACTTACATATTTATGCTAGTACCGGTTGAAATTGGATTGTCATGGATAGGGAGCTTATCATCTTTAGCACCATTTAGCATATTTGCTGACGTGTGCAATATCCTAGCTATGGGAATTGTAGTGAAGGAAGATGCACGACAGGCCTTAGAAGGTGGACTTGCATTTGGGGAAAGGACGGCAATCACATCGAATATTGGCGGATTACCATTTGCAGCAGGCATGGCCGTTTTCTGCTTTGAGGGATTTGGAATGACACTTGCCCTAGAGAATTCTATGCAGGATAAATCTAAATTCCCAAAATTGCTGGCTCAGACTTTTAGTGGAATTACACTTGTATACATTCTTTTTGGGTTATGTGGTTACATGGCTTTTGGTGAAGAAACTAAAGACATTGTGACCCTTAATCTCCCTAGAAATTGGTCATCACTTACTGTACAG GTAGGATTATGCCTGGGGCTTATGTTCACATTCCCAATCATGTTACACCCAATAAATGAAATTGTGGAAGGAAAACTCAGAGTCACCCACAGAAACAACAACAATGATTCAACAGAGCCAGGAAAAACTACAATATACATCAGCCGTGCTATTGTGGTGGTTGTTTTGGCCGTCATTGCTTCATTTGTGCCAGAATTCGGCATATTCGCCTCATTTACAGGAAGTACCCTGTGTGCCGCGCTCTCATTTATTTTGCCAGCCACATTTCACCTAAAACTATTTGGCTCTTCTCTACGCATCTGGCAAATAGTCCTAGATTTTATTGTATTAATCAGTGGAATATTTTTCGCAGTTTATGGAACTTACAATACAATTGTCGGAGTTTGA